In Xenorhabdus griffiniae, the genomic window TATAAGCAAAGAAAGGGCTGACGAAATTAAGCCTTTTATTCAATGTGTAACAGAGAAGGTTTTATAATTGTCATTGAGTGAAAAATACGAATTCAATGATCCTGGTCAGTATGCCTGTTTGGGAATTCATCGCCTGAACGGGCATTATTTTATAAAATGATTATTTTCATCGTGTATACCAATCTAACTTCAAGATGTTCCCGCGAAGCGGGGAGAAATCAGGTTTCATATCGTGTTGTAAATTGCAACTTGAAGTTTAATGCGTATATAACGAAGCAAAAATGTGATTTATGCTAAAAAATGATATTTTCGCTAAGAAAGTTTTAATAAAATGTTATGTTTTTTGTAGGCAAGCAGAAACTCTCCTCCTATAATCAACGCCTATTTTTATCCCTGTCAGATACAGGGTTGAGCAGCCCTTCAGTTTTGTTTGGGGCGTAAAAATTAAAATGAATCATCGCTGAAAGTGCCAAAGAGGTTACGCAATGACAATTGAACGTACTTTTTCCATTATTAAACCCAACGCAGTGAAGAAAGATGCTATCGGTTCTATTTATGCCCGCTTTGAAAGTGCTGGGTTTAAAATTATCGCCGCCAAAATGTTGCATTTGACGCGCGAACAGGCGGAAGGTTTTTATGCTGAACACAAAGGCCGCCCTTTCTTTGATGGTTTGGTGGCGTTCATGACCTCTGGCCCAATTATGGTACAGGTTCTGGAAGGTGAAAATGCCGTTCAACGTCACCGCGATCTAATGGGGGCTACCAATCCTGATAATGCGTTGGCTGGCACTCTGCGTGCAGATTATGCCGACAGCTTTACTGAAAATGCGGTTCACGGTTCAGACTCTCCTGAATCTGCAAGTCGTGAAATTGCTTACTTTTTCAGTGACGATGAAATTTTCCCACGTTTTTAAAGTTCTTCACTTAAGTAGCATATAAATAGTAAAGTTTGTACAATGATGCGCCCCACTGATTTGGTTCAGCGGGGCGTTTATTATTTTATTTCAATGTCCATTCAATATGGCTCTGATTAAAAGAGAGAATGAACATTGAATTGGCAGTCACCGCATGAAAACTTAATGCTGAAATCAGATCAGCATAGAGCCGAAAGTGTAATAACGAGGCGATGTAACAATGTCCCAACTTAACGAAACCGTACCACCTGCAACTTCCGCCGTATCCGTCACGCCTGAAAAGAAAAACGGTAAAGTCAATTTGCTCGATCTTAACCGTAAACAAATGCGTCAGTTTTTTGTCGATATGGGAGAGAAACCTTTTCGTGCCGATCAGGTCATGAAATGGATTTACCATTACTGCTATGACGATTTTGAGCAGATGACCGATATCAACAAAGTGCTCCGGGCAAAATTACAACAAGTTGCTGAAATCAAAGCACCTGAAGTTGCAGAAGAGCAACGCTCTGCTGATGGCACAATCAAATGGGCGATTACTGTTGGTGATCAACAGGTTGAAACGGTTTATATCCCAGAAGATGATCGTGCGACACTGTGTGTTTCATCTCAGGTGGGGTGTGCTTTAGAGTGTAAATTTTGTTCTACGGCTCAGCAGGGCTTTAACCGTAATCTGCGAGTTTCCGAGATTATTGGTCAGGTTTGGCGTGCTGCCAAGATTATAGGATCACTGAAATCCAGTGGTCGTCGCCCCATTACCAACGTAGTGATGATGGGAATGGGGGAACCATTACTCAATTTGAATAATGTCGTGCCAGCAATGGAAATCATGATGGATGACTTCGGCTTTGGTTTGTCGAAACGCCGTGTAACATTGTCAACGTCTGGTGTTGTTCCTGCGCTGGATAAACTGGGGGATATGATCGATGTTGCACTGGCAATTTCCTTACATGCACCCACTGACGACATTCGTGATGAAATTGTGCCAATTAACCGCAAGTACAATATTGAAGAGTTTCTGGCGGGAGTACGTCGTTACCTGACAAAATCCAATGCTAACCAGGGACGTGTAACGGTGGAATATGTGATGCTTGATCATGTCAACGACAGCGTTGAGCAGGCTCATCAGTTAGCCGAATGCCTGAAAGATACCCCCAGCAAGATCAACCTGATCCCGTGGAACCCGTTCCCAGGTGCACCTTATGGACGCAGTTCAAATAGCCGCATCGATCGTTTTGCCAAGGTCCTGATGGGATACGGTTTTACAACCATTGTGCGTAAAACGAGGGGAGATGATATTGATGCCGCATGTGGACAGCTTGCCGGTGATGTCATTGACAGAACCAAGCGAACCATGAAAAAACGCCTTGCAGGTGAACCTATTCAGGTAAAAACAGTCTAATTTTTTGTTTAATATCGATTAATGGCTAAAAATCTGGCAAAGTTTAACATATCCTTATAAATGAAGATGGTATGATACGGAAATCAATAATTTGGTCTATAGTTTGTTTTGGCCTGTTAACGGGGTGTGTGGAACAATCAACGCATCG contains:
- a CDS encoding bifunctional tRNA (adenosine(37)-C2)-methyltransferase TrmG/ribosomal RNA large subunit methyltransferase RlmN — its product is MSQLNETVPPATSAVSVTPEKKNGKVNLLDLNRKQMRQFFVDMGEKPFRADQVMKWIYHYCYDDFEQMTDINKVLRAKLQQVAEIKAPEVAEEQRSADGTIKWAITVGDQQVETVYIPEDDRATLCVSSQVGCALECKFCSTAQQGFNRNLRVSEIIGQVWRAAKIIGSLKSSGRRPITNVVMMGMGEPLLNLNNVVPAMEIMMDDFGFGLSKRRVTLSTSGVVPALDKLGDMIDVALAISLHAPTDDIRDEIVPINRKYNIEEFLAGVRRYLTKSNANQGRVTVEYVMLDHVNDSVEQAHQLAECLKDTPSKINLIPWNPFPGAPYGRSSNSRIDRFAKVLMGYGFTTIVRKTRGDDIDAACGQLAGDVIDRTKRTMKKRLAGEPIQVKTV
- the ndk gene encoding nucleoside-diphosphate kinase, whose product is MTIERTFSIIKPNAVKKDAIGSIYARFESAGFKIIAAKMLHLTREQAEGFYAEHKGRPFFDGLVAFMTSGPIMVQVLEGENAVQRHRDLMGATNPDNALAGTLRADYADSFTENAVHGSDSPESASREIAYFFSDDEIFPRF